In the genome of Campylobacter helveticus, the window TGTGCCTTATGTAGGAAGCATTAAAAGCGTGATTCATCAGCTTTTAGGTGGGCTTCGTTCTTCTATGGGTTATGTGGGGGCTAAGGATCTTTTAGATTTTAGAGCTAGGGCTGAATTTGTAGAGATTACAAGTGCGGGACTTAAGGAAAGCCATGTGCATGATGTAACGATTACGCACGAAGCACCAAATTATAAGGTAAATTCGTGAGTTTTGAAGAAAATTTAAAAAAGGCTAACGAAGCCTTAACAAGACTTAATGAAGAAGAATTAAGCCTTGAAGAAAGTGTGAAAATTTATAAATTAGGGCTTGAAAATATAGAAAAAGCAAGGTTTGAGCTTGAAAAAGCAAAATTAGAAGTGGAGAAAATCGATGAGTAAAATTGCCGCTTTGCAGTTTCCTACGCTTTCTTTAAGCGAATCAAGGCTTGATTATTATCTCAAAGCTGCAAAGGAAAGTGGAGCAAATTTGGTTGTTTTGGGTGAATATGTGCTAAATAGCTTTTTTACAGAGCTTTTAACTATGCCTAAATCGATGATTAAAGAGCAAAGTGAAGCGAAAAAAAAGAGCCTCGAAAATTTAGCTAAAAAGCACGAGCTTGAAATCATTGCTCCTTTTGTAAGTGTCGAAACAAAGGGTTTTAGGAAAGTTTGCCTTAAGGTTTCTCCTAGTATCGTTAAAACTTACGAACAGCAAATTTTAATGCCTTACGCCCATTGGAATGAGGCGAAATTTTTTATCAATAAAACCGATAAAATCAAGCTTTTTAGCTTCACTTACGAGAGGTTAAAATGCGCCTTACTTTTTGGCTTTGAAACGCATTTTGATATATTTTGGCAAGAAATTCGGGTAAAAAAGATTGATTTGGTTATCGTGCCTAGTGCTTGCACTTTTGGGAGTCAAAAAAGATGGGAGGAGCTTTTAAAAACAAGGGCTTTTTTAAATCAAGTTAGCATTTTAAGAGTGAACCGCATAGGTAGTGCTAAACATAGCGAGGAGTGGAAATTTTATGGAGATAGCTTTTTTATCGATGCTTTTGGCGAGATGAAAGATAGGCTTGGTGAGGAAGAAGAAATGCTTATCGCTCAGCCACAAAGTGCCAATGAAGCTAGGAAAATTTGGACTTTTGATAAGATTATTAAAGATTATGAAAATGAACGAAATTTTAAGTAAAAATTTAAATGCTTTAAGAAATGATAAGCTTAAAACTAAGCTTTTAGCCTTTATTAATGGGGGGGGGGGGGGTGAGTTTAGGCGTTTTAGCATTGATGAGAATTCAAATATTTTTGATAAACAAAATCAAGTTTTGATGTATGAGGATATGGGTGCCGAGCTTGACTTTGTGGAAAACGCTATATTATCACAGACAAAGCGTTATCCTTTTATTTTCATCTATGGTATAGGAAATGCTCTGCTTTTAAAAAGGCTTTGTAGGGCACATTACCAGCACATTTTCGTGCTTGAGGGAAATTTGGAATTATTAATTTTAGCTTTGAGTAAAGTAGATTTGAGTGAGGAGCTAAAATTGGGTGGGATTCATGTGCTAGATAGCGAAGATTCTTTTGCGGAATTTGAGCTTTCTTTTTATTTTAATAACCCCCTCATTTTAGAGCTTCACTCTCTTTACGGACTTTTTATACAAAATAGCTATTATGAGAAATTTTTTCATCAGCAAATGTTAAATGCCGATTTGCTTTGCCGTAAAGTAATTAATAATGTCTTAAATGCTAAGGGTGTGAGCATACCAGATGCTATTTTTAAAACTTATGAGAATTTTTTACTCAATGCTAAAACTATGCTTCATTCTGTGCCTTTTCAAAGGCTTCTTTCACAGAGGAAAAAAAGCTTTAAAAGTGCTGTTGTGGTATCTGCTGGACCATCACTGAGTGGGAATTTAGCTTTGCTTAAAAAATATGAAGAAAATTTTGTGATTTTTTGTGTTGATGGGGCTTATTCTGTGCTTTGTCAAAATGGTATTACGCCTGATTATGTGATAAATAATGACTATCACAATAATGCCCTGAAATTTTTTAATGCAAGTGGTAAAGATGAGACGATATTTTTATGCTCTTCTCTTTCGGCTTTTGAAGTCGTGGAGCATCTAGAAAATAGGAATTTATGTATCATACTTGACCCTGAAGACCCTAATGTAAAATTAAATTTCTTAGATGATTTTGGCTATGTAAATCCGGGACTTTTTGTTTCTTATTTTGCGTATTGCATTGCGGTGACACTTGGTTTTGAAAATATTATTATGTTAGGGCAGGATTTTGCTCTTTCAAAAGAGGGAAATTCGCACGCCGATGGCTTTAGCCTCGGCGTGCGAGTGGAGACAAATTGGTATAATGATTATTTTGAAGTAGAGGGTTTTGGCGGTGGACATAAGGTTATAACGCATCCGGTGTGGAATATTTATCGTATTTATTTGGAAGGCTTTATAGCAAATCACTCCCACTTGACGACTTTTTATAATGTCTCACAAACAGGCGCTAGGATACATAACGCCATAGAAACAAGCTTTGAGGAATGTTGCGTAAAATTCGCTACCGAGTTAAAATCTCATCTTGAACTTCCAAAATCTTTAACGCTGAATAAAAGTCAAAAAATTTTAGATAAATTTGTCGTTTTTGTGAAAGAAAACATAAAGGCTTGTGAGGACATAGATATGGAGGCTTTAACCCTACAAAATGCTCTTACAACTATTTTAAATTCCAACAAAGATTTGCCTTTAGAATTTTTGCAAAAGGTGGATTTAAATATAAGAAATTTCAATACCTTACTTGTTAATAATAAATTCCTTCAAGATGGGAAATTAGCACATTGCGTGATTAAAAGAGGGGACTTAATCGCTGAAGTTTATAAAAAAAATATTATTGATGAAAAAGAATTTATGCTTCATATCATCAATGCTTTTGAAAAGTGGTTAGAATTTTTTAGGGTGAATTTAAAGATTAAAAAATCTCTACTAGAAAAATTTTTAAATCAAAAAGAGTAAATTTTTATTTTTAATCCCACTTTAAGCTTTCCTCGCTACAATTTCATTTCTTTTTTGTTTTTACCCTTAGCTTCTTAGCCATAGTAAAAACCTAAAAAAAGTCTTGTTCTTTAACACCAACATTGTTATTTAAATCTTATAGTCAATCTTTGAAATCTAAATAAGTGACGATTGAGCCAACTTTACTATAATATTAGTAAAGCTAAACAAATAAAAGTTTTAGATTAAAACTTCATATCACTAAAGCTAAAGATACTAGGGAATAACCTAATTAATGGATTGTGTTTAGCAATCTTATCTTTAGTGTTGCTTCTTAGTCAGGCTTTGCCTGATGTTAAAGAAGATAAAAATATGGAGAGTTTGATCCTGGCTCAGAGTGAACGCTGGCGGCGTGCCTAATACATGCAAGTCGAACGATGAAGCTTTTAGCTTGCTAGAAGTGGATTAGTGGCGCACGGGTGAGTAAGGTATAGTTAATCTGCCCTACACTGGGGGACAACACTTAGAAATGAGTGCTAATACCCCATACTCCTATTTAGCATAAGTTAGATAGGGAAAGTTTTTCGGTGTAGGATGAGACTATATAGTATCAGCTAGTTGGTAAGGTAAAGGCTTACCAAGGCTATGACGCTTAACTGGTCTGAGAGGATGATCAGTCACACTGGAACTGAGACACGGTCCAGACTCCTACGGGAGGCAGCAGTAGGGAATATTGCGCAATGGGGGAAACCCTGACGCAGCAACGCCGCGTGGAGGATGACACTTTTCGGAGCGTAAACTCCTTTTCTTTGGGAAGAATTTTGACGGTACCAAAGGAATAAGCACCGGCTAACTCCGTGCCAGCAGCCGCGGTAATACGGAGGGTGCAAGCGTTACTCGGAATCACTGGGCGTAAAGGGCGCGTAGGCGGATTATCAAGTCTCTTGTGAAATCTAATGGCTTAACCATTAAACTGCTTGGGAAACTGATAGTCTAGAGTGAGGGAGAGGCAGATGGAATTGGTGGTGTAGGGGTAAAATCCGTAGATATCACCAAGAATACCCATTGCGAAGGCGATCTGCTGGAACTTAACTGACGCTAAGGCGCGAAAGCGTGGGGAGCAAACAGGATTAGATACCCTGGTAGTCCACGCCCTAAACGATGTATGCTAGTTGTTGGGATGCTAGTCATCTCAGTAATGCAGCTAACGCATTAAGCATACCGCCTGGGGAGTACGGTCGCAAGATTAAAACTCAAAGGAATAGACGGGGACCCGCACAAGCGGTGGAGCATGTGGTTTAATTCGAGGATACGCGAAGAACCTTACCTGGGCTTGATATCCTAAGAACCTTATAGAGATATGAGGGTGCTAGCTTGCTAGAACTTAGAGACAGGTGCTGCACGGCTGTCGTCAGCTCGTGTCGTGAGATGTTGGGTTAAGTCCCGCAACGAGCGCAACCCTCGTCCTTAGTTGCTAACGATTCGGTCGAGCACTCTAAGGAGACTGCCTTCGTAAGGAGGAGGAAGGTGGGGACGACGTCAAGTCATCATGGCCCTTACGCCCAGGGCGACACACGTGCTACAATGGCATATACAATGAGACGCAATACCGCGAGGTGGAGCAAATCTATAAAATATGTCCCAGTTCGGATTGTTCTCTGCAACTCGAGAGCATGAAGCCGGAATCGCTAGTAATCGTGAATCAGCCATGTCACGGTGAATACGTTCCCGGGTCTTGTACTCACCGCCCGTCACACCATGGGAGTTGATTTCACTCGAAGTGGAAATACTAAACTAGTTATCCCCCACAGTGGAATCAGCGACTGGGGTGAAGTCGTAACAAGGTAACCGTAGGAGAACCTGCGGTTGGATCACCTCCTTTCTAGAGTACAACTTTATCCTTTCGTTAGGATAGAGTATAATAAAGTCAAGTTTCTCACAAACTTGCTTTTCAATTGTCCTTGTTTAGATTTTAAAGATTGATGATAAAGCTAATTGGGGAATTAGCTCAGCTGGGAGAGCGCCTGCTTTGCACGCAGGAGGTCAGCGGTTCGATCCCGCTATTCTCCACCATTCTTCTTAAGGGCCTATAGCTCAGCTGGTTAGAGTGCACCCCTGATAAGGGTGAGGTCACAAGTTCAAGTCTTGTTAGGCCCACCATAAAAGATTATTTCAATGTTGTCTCTCCTTTTTTTATTTTTTTGTAGCCTCTTTTTTAAATTTTTTAGAAAGCTTTTTTAATTTGTTTGATTGTAATTAGCATACTTTGATTAAATTAAAGAGATGTACTCAAAAGGATATTTGTGTAAGAAATAAATAAGGATAAAAAATTTATAAAATCTACATCTTTGTGATTTAATTCTTATTTTGAAACATTTGTTATAATTAAGAATTGTTGATTAAGGTAGTAAGCTTATGGGAATTTTAACAAAATTAGAACTTGAACACGATATAGATGAAGTAGAGAGGTTTTTAGAGTTTTTTCGCACGATGTGCGATAGATTTGAACCCTTAATCATTAAGCTTGGAAGCGATAAAATCAAATATAAAGAAGCGATAAGTGAGCTTGAAACTTTAGCACATAATACTGCTTGGGCTGCAAGACGGCTTAATTTGGACGAGGTTACGGATTTTTGTGTTTTTTGCGAAGAGATGATGGCACAAGCGAAGCGTTTTGAGGGTCCTGCAAGTGAAGAATTTATGGACTGGATGCTTTTGATGGGTGATCAGTTTGAAAAGTATTGTAAGAGTTATGAAAATGATGCTTCCATTTTAGCTGTTTTTAATCCTTTAATTGTTAATGTTCCAAATGTTATTTCTAAGTAATGGGGACGACTTGGCTTCGACAGGAATAGTTTGATTAGGATGGCATACCGCTTTAGACATAGCGTAAAAAGTCTCATTAAAATTAAACGCAAACAACGCGAAATTTGCTCCTGCTTACGCTAAAGTTGCGTAAGTTCAGTTGAGCCTAGAGCTTGGGTGATACTATCTAGCCTGAGTTTTAGTCATTTTTGATAGTGTAGTTTTAGGGCTTGACGCACCTTAGGGCGAAGTTTAGTCTAGTCAAATTTTTAAGTTTTGGAAGATGAGCGGAATTTGATGAAAAAGTCATCTTTGCTAAGTATGTAGAGGTCTTCTTTGAGTTATTTTTGGACAGGGGTTCAATTCCCCTCGTCTCCACCATAAGGCTAAAATGCGAATTTTAAAATTCTTTCAGTTTAAAAACGCTTATCGTTATAATAGCGACTCCTTGCTTTTAAGTGCTTTCATATTAGAAGATAGATTAAGCAAAACAACACTTTTGGATGTGGGTTCTGGATGTGGAATTATAGGAATTTTGTTAAAAAATTCTTATGCTGATTTAAAGCTCTCTTTACTTGAGATTCAGGAAGAAAACATTACCCTTATTAGAGAAAATTTGAGACAAAATGCGCTTGAGGCAGAAATTTTTCATAATGATTTTAAAGAATTTAAGAGTAAAATTAAATTTGACTACATAGTTTGCAATCCTCCATTTTATAGACAAGACGCGTTAAAAAGTGCAAATTTGCATAAGAGTGTAAGTAAAAATGCCTGTTTTTTACCACTTGAGGATTTGGTAAGGGGGGTCAATTCTTTGCTTACTCCGCGTGGGAGTTTTTATTTTTGTTACGAGGCTTTGGCTTTAAGTGAAATTTGTGTGCTTTTAGAGAAATACAAGCTAAAAATGACTAAAATTCGCTTCGTTCATAGTAAAAATGGAGCTAAGGCAAGGCTTGTTTTAGTTAGAGTATGCAAAAGCTCGAAAAGTCCTTGTGAGGTCAGTTCGCCATTATTTGTTTATGAGGGAGGAAATTTAAGCGAAGAAATGCGTGGGCTTAGTGCGAAATTTAGGATAGAAAGTTATGATTTTTAAAGAGGGTTTTGAGTATGGTTTTGATGGCTCTAAGTGTGAGAGTTGTGGGGGGAAGTGTTGCACGGGAGAAAGTGGGCATATTTTCATCGCCAAAGAAGAAATAAACCTTTTAATGGAGCATTTTAACTTAGATGAGTTAGAATTTAAAGAGCGTTTTTTAAGAAAAGTGGGGTTCAGATTAAGCCTAAAGGAAAAAGAATTTGAAGGAGGCTTTGCTTGTATTTTTTTTGACACAAAGAAGAGAAATTGTTCGATTTACGCTTTGCGTCCAGCCCAGTGCAAAAGCTTTCCGTTTTGGGATTATTTTAAAACACATAAAAAGGAATTAGAAAAAGAATGTATAGGAATTACTTATTTATCATAATTACTTGCCTTTTTTTAACATCTTGTGCAAGTAAAAATGCTTTAAATGATGTGGAATTTAAGCCAGTAAAAGAAAACGCTTTAGATAAAGCATTGATGAGGGCTTTTGTGTGCGAGTATTATGGAGAATTTAAATGTGCTAGAGATATTTACTTAGACTTATTTGAAAAAAACAAAAATGCCAAATTTTTGGAACAAGCTTTCTTTTTAAGCCTTTCTTACAACCTAAATAAAACAAAAGAGCTAAATGAAAAAGCACAACAATTTCTTGAAACAAGCTCCAACATTAAGCGTTTAAGTGTGCTTTATTCTCTTTCAAATATGGATTTAGCAAGAGCGCAAAAATTAGCCCTTGAACTTTTAAAAGACGATGATTATCCCGGAAATTACGAGCTTTATGGAGATATTTTATTAAGAAAAAATCAATTAAGAGAAGCTTTGAAATATTATCAAATAGCTTACAAGCAATTGCCAAATGAAGTAATGGCTCTTAAAATGGTAGGAATTTATACGCTTTTAAATGATACTAAAGGGATGAAAAAATTCCTCATTAATGTGCGTAAAAAGCAAGGGTGTAGCTTAAAAACTTGTGTGCTTTTATCTAAAATTTACTTGGATGAGAAAAATTATAAAGAGCTTGAAAGTGTTTATTTGGAGCTTTACGAATTAAGTTTAAACGAGAATTTTTTATTCGCTTTAATCGAAATTTATAACAAGCAAAATCAAAAAGAAAAAGCTTTAAAATTGGCTTTGCAGTATGATTTAAATGATGAGCTTAAGGTTTTTTTGTTTCAAAATTTAAAGCAATTTGATAAGGCAAAGGAGCTGAGTTTAAAACTCTATCAAGCAAGTGGAGATAAAGAGCATTTGCTTCGTGCGGCTGTGTTTGAATTTGAAGAAGCAAGTGCGAAAGCAAAGCCTGATTTGAAAGTTGCTAAAAGTGTAGCCAAGAAATTTGAAGAGGCGATGACAAAAGAAAGCGCACCGCTTTATTTAAATTATTATGGCTATTTGTTGATTGATTACGAATTAGATGTGAAAAAAGGCATTGAACTTGTTGAGCTCGCTTTACAAAATGAGCCGAATAATTTTTATTATTTAGATTCTTTGGCTTGGGGATATTATAAATTAAAAGAATGTGAAAAGGCTTGGGACATTTTAAAACCAACTTTTGCAGATAAAGAATTTGCTAACTCTAGTGAAAGTAAAGAGCATCAAAAAGCGATAAAGGCTTGTATAAAATGATTTTAGAAGAAATTTTTTTAAAAACAAAAGAGGAATTAAAAAAGCGTAAAATGGCTTTGCCTTACGATATGTTAGGGCGTTCTTTGGCTTCAAATCCTTTCTTTCCAAAAGATGTTTGTAAGGCGTTAAAAAGGGTAGATGAAGAGATAAAAATCATCGCCGAGGTAAAAAAAGCTAGTCCTAGCAAAGGGGTTTTAAGGGAGAATTTTGAGCCTTTAAGCATTGCTTTAAATTATGAGAAAAATTTTGCCGCAGCGATTTCTGTTTTAACTGAGCCTTTTTATTTTCAAGGTTCTTTAGAATATCTTAGCCTCATTCGTCGCTATACGCAAATTCCACTGCTTAGAAAAGATTTTATTTTTGACGAATACCAGCTTTTAGAAGCTTTAGTTTATGGGGCGGATTTTGTGCTTTTAATCGCTAAGATGTTGAGTGCAAAAGAGCTTAAAAAACTTTTGGAATTTAGCAGACATTTAGGGCTTGAAGCTTTGGTGGAAATCCACGATAAAGAGGACTTAACCAAGGCGATTTTAGTGGGAGCTGATATTATAGGGATAAATCATAGAAATTTAGAAGATTTTACTATGGATATGAGTCTTTGTGAAAAGCTTATTCCTCAAATTCCTAATTCTAAAATAATAATTGCAGAAAGTGGTTTGGAGGATAAGGATTTTTTAAAAGAGCTTCAAAAAATAGGCGTTGATGCCTTTTTAATAGGGGAATATTTTATGAAGCAAAACGATGAGGGTAAGGCACTAAAAGCCTTATGTGAGGATTAATGGAATATCTTTACGCGCCTTGGAGAAGTGAATATTTAGAGGAAAAAGATGAGCTTTGCCCATTTTGTGCGTGTGCAAATAAGCTTAAAAGTGATGCCGAGCTTGGGGTGCTTTTTAGGGCAAAACATTGTTTGGGCGTGATGAATCGCTACCCTTATACACCGGGGCATTTTATGGTTATCCCCTATAAACACGAGGAACACATAGAAAATTTGAGTGAAGAAACTTGGAGTGAAATGAGTGTTTTTGTGCGTGAGGGTGTTAAAATTTTAAAAGAATGTTTAAAAGCAAGTGGGGTTAATATCGGTATGAATTTAAGCACCGCTGCAGGTGCTGGTATAGCACCACATTGTCATTATCATCTTGTGCCACGCTGGAGTGGCGATACAAATTTCATTACCTCCATAGGACAAACTAGAATTTGTGGAGCGGATGTAGAAAAAATTTATCAAAAACTTCTCAAGGCTTTTAATGCTAGAAGAGCTTGATTATGAAGAATTTTTAAAGCAAAAATTTGACGCATTAATTGACGCAAGAAGCCCCTTGGAATTTTCCCATTCTCATCTTAAAAACGCGCTAAATTTTTACGCATTGAATAATGAACAACATCAAGAAGTTGGCACTTTGTATAAGAAAAATCAAGCCCAATCCAAAGCAAAAGGTGCGCAATACATTTGTGCAAATATGGCAAGGCATATCCCACTTTTCACAAGCGAATTTAGAATAGGTGCGAAGGTGGGAATTTATTGTGCTAGGGGTGGGTTGCGTTCAAAATCTATTGCTGTGATTTTAAGTGAGCTAGGTTATAGAGTTACGCGTTTAAAGGGTGGCTTTAAGGCTTATAGGACATACTTAAATGAATTTTTTGCAAAGCCTCTAAATTGTGAATTGCTTGTGTTGTGTGGTAATACAGGCTGTGGGAAAACTGAGCTTTTGGAGCTTTTAAAGCCTTCGATTAATTTAGAAAAAATGGCGAATCATTTAGGTTCTTCTTTTGGAGATATTTTAGGGGAGCAGCCTAGTCAAAAAACTTTTGATGAGGCTTTGTTTCATTCTATGCAGACAAAACTTGCTTTTATAGAAAGTGAAAGTCGTAAAATTGGCACGGTGATTCTGCCTTTAAAGCTTTATGAGGCTTTGCAAAATGGTTTTAAAATTCATTGCTTTGCCTCAAAAGAGAAGCGTATAGAGCGTATAGAAAAGCTTTATAAATCTAAGATGAATGAGGAAAATTTTTATCGCTCTTTGACTAAGATTAGCCCTTACATAAGTTTAAATTTGCGACTTGATTTAGAAGAAGCTTTTAAAAAAGAGCAGTGGCAAAGACTTATTTCTATGCTTTTGGATTATTATGATAAAACTTATAAAAGAAGTTCGCAGGTAGATTATGAGCTTTTAACAGATGATATTTTAAGAGCCAAAGAAGAACTTATGGCTCTTTATGAAGAAAAATTTAAAGCTCTAAAGTCATCTTAAAGCCCATAAATACAGCAGCAGCCATTAAGCCCGCAGCTGGTAGGGTAATAATCCAAGCCAAGCCTATAGGCTTCATCATAATCCAGTTGGCATTTTTAGAGTAAAGTCCTATGCCCAAAACCGCTCCAATTAAGATATGGGTAGAGCTTACAGGAATTCCAAGCTGGGTGGCTAAAAGAATCACTATACTAGCACCAAGCTCCGCACTAAATCCTGTGGTAGGGCGTATGGAAGCAAGTTTTGAACCCACCGT includes:
- the xseB gene encoding exodeoxyribonuclease VII small subunit, giving the protein MSFEENLKKANEALTRLNEEELSLEESVKIYKLGLENIEKARFELEKAKLEVEKIDE
- a CDS encoding carbon-nitrogen hydrolase family protein, which gives rise to MSKIAALQFPTLSLSESRLDYYLKAAKESGANLVVLGEYVLNSFFTELLTMPKSMIKEQSEAKKKSLENLAKKHELEIIAPFVSVETKGFRKVCLKVSPSIVKTYEQQILMPYAHWNEAKFFINKTDKIKLFSFTYERLKCALLFGFETHFDIFWQEIRVKKIDLVIVPSACTFGSQKRWEELLKTRAFLNQVSILRVNRIGSAKHSEEWKFYGDSFFIDAFGEMKDRLGEEEEMLIAQPQSANEARKIWTFDKIIKDYENERNFK
- a CDS encoding motility associated factor glycosyltransferase family protein gives rise to the protein MKLGKFGLLIRLLKIMKMNEILSKNLNALRNDKLKTKLLAFINGGGGGEFRRFSIDENSNIFDKQNQVLMYEDMGAELDFVENAILSQTKRYPFIFIYGIGNALLLKRLCRAHYQHIFVLEGNLELLILALSKVDLSEELKLGGIHVLDSEDSFAEFELSFYFNNPLILELHSLYGLFIQNSYYEKFFHQQMLNADLLCRKVINNVLNAKGVSIPDAIFKTYENFLLNAKTMLHSVPFQRLLSQRKKSFKSAVVVSAGPSLSGNLALLKKYEENFVIFCVDGAYSVLCQNGITPDYVINNDYHNNALKFFNASGKDETIFLCSSLSAFEVVEHLENRNLCIILDPEDPNVKLNFLDDFGYVNPGLFVSYFAYCIAVTLGFENIIMLGQDFALSKEGNSHADGFSLGVRVETNWYNDYFEVEGFGGGHKVITHPVWNIYRIYLEGFIANHSHLTTFYNVSQTGARIHNAIETSFEECCVKFATELKSHLELPKSLTLNKSQKILDKFVVFVKENIKACEDIDMEALTLQNALTTILNSNKDLPLEFLQKVDLNIRNFNTLLVNNKFLQDGKLAHCVIKRGDLIAEVYKKNIIDEKEFMLHIINAFEKWLEFFRVNLKIKKSLLEKFLNQKE
- a CDS encoding histidine phosphotransferase is translated as MGILTKLELEHDIDEVERFLEFFRTMCDRFEPLIIKLGSDKIKYKEAISELETLAHNTAWAARRLNLDEVTDFCVFCEEMMAQAKRFEGPASEEFMDWMLLMGDQFEKYCKSYENDASILAVFNPLIVNVPNVISK
- a CDS encoding tRNA1(Val) (adenine(37)-N6)-methyltransferase, coding for MRILKFFQFKNAYRYNSDSLLLSAFILEDRLSKTTLLDVGSGCGIIGILLKNSYADLKLSLLEIQEENITLIRENLRQNALEAEIFHNDFKEFKSKIKFDYIVCNPPFYRQDALKSANLHKSVSKNACFLPLEDLVRGVNSLLTPRGSFYFCYEALALSEICVLLEKYKLKMTKIRFVHSKNGAKARLVLVRVCKSSKSPCEVSSPLFVYEGGNLSEEMRGLSAKFRIESYDF
- a CDS encoding YkgJ family cysteine cluster protein, producing MIFKEGFEYGFDGSKCESCGGKCCTGESGHIFIAKEEINLLMEHFNLDELEFKERFLRKVGFRLSLKEKEFEGGFACIFFDTKKRNCSIYALRPAQCKSFPFWDYFKTHKKELEKECIGITYLS
- a CDS encoding tetratricopeptide repeat protein, whose translation is MYRNYLFIIITCLFLTSCASKNALNDVEFKPVKENALDKALMRAFVCEYYGEFKCARDIYLDLFEKNKNAKFLEQAFFLSLSYNLNKTKELNEKAQQFLETSSNIKRLSVLYSLSNMDLARAQKLALELLKDDDYPGNYELYGDILLRKNQLREALKYYQIAYKQLPNEVMALKMVGIYTLLNDTKGMKKFLINVRKKQGCSLKTCVLLSKIYLDEKNYKELESVYLELYELSLNENFLFALIEIYNKQNQKEKALKLALQYDLNDELKVFLFQNLKQFDKAKELSLKLYQASGDKEHLLRAAVFEFEEASAKAKPDLKVAKSVAKKFEEAMTKESAPLYLNYYGYLLIDYELDVKKGIELVELALQNEPNNFYYLDSLAWGYYKLKECEKAWDILKPTFADKEFANSSESKEHQKAIKACIK
- the trpC gene encoding indole-3-glycerol phosphate synthase TrpC, which gives rise to MILEEIFLKTKEELKKRKMALPYDMLGRSLASNPFFPKDVCKALKRVDEEIKIIAEVKKASPSKGVLRENFEPLSIALNYEKNFAAAISVLTEPFYFQGSLEYLSLIRRYTQIPLLRKDFIFDEYQLLEALVYGADFVLLIAKMLSAKELKKLLEFSRHLGLEALVEIHDKEDLTKAILVGADIIGINHRNLEDFTMDMSLCEKLIPQIPNSKIIIAESGLEDKDFLKELQKIGVDAFLIGEYFMKQNDEGKALKALCED
- a CDS encoding HIT family protein; its protein translation is MEYLYAPWRSEYLEEKDELCPFCACANKLKSDAELGVLFRAKHCLGVMNRYPYTPGHFMVIPYKHEEHIENLSEETWSEMSVFVREGVKILKECLKASGVNIGMNLSTAAGAGIAPHCHYHLVPRWSGDTNFITSIGQTRICGADVEKIYQKLLKAFNARRA
- the mnmH gene encoding tRNA 2-selenouridine(34) synthase MnmH: MLEELDYEEFLKQKFDALIDARSPLEFSHSHLKNALNFYALNNEQHQEVGTLYKKNQAQSKAKGAQYICANMARHIPLFTSEFRIGAKVGIYCARGGLRSKSIAVILSELGYRVTRLKGGFKAYRTYLNEFFAKPLNCELLVLCGNTGCGKTELLELLKPSINLEKMANHLGSSFGDILGEQPSQKTFDEALFHSMQTKLAFIESESRKIGTVILPLKLYEALQNGFKIHCFASKEKRIERIEKLYKSKMNEENFYRSLTKISPYISLNLRLDLEEAFKKEQWQRLISMLLDYYDKTYKRSSQVDYELLTDDILRAKEELMALYEEKFKALKSS